In the Phaseolus vulgaris cultivar G19833 chromosome 7, P. vulgaris v2.0, whole genome shotgun sequence genome, one interval contains:
- the LOC137827996 gene encoding putative E3 ubiquitin-protein ligase XBAT35 → MGQGQSKDELLYQQVSYGQTEGIKTLHREGAGLEWRDKDAKTPLIVACMNPHLYNVAKTLIELGANVNAYRPGRHGGTPLHHAAKRGFENIIKLLLLHGANPLILNDDCLTALEVARAKGHGNVVRTIESHLCLFSGWLREFHGPGFLEVVAPQLLSKKVWVVVLPVGSRNLTKPYKLELAIYSNLQDAQPRSVIALWKANLQEPRLHQSDPLVTIVDHTTKTRIRLGPASENEKQQLTWFSNACKGIPQANPAFLQNNAPPGPPTAPPAAEDTELAMAISASLQSAMPERPPYPDTQPNFDASSSSNAVNTGNHGFLGTPNSNTSDSELVQEVNPVNAPPNGQHLQSHVNASGLDFDPSAPPIAGDIPTDGPVQYPSIDLSPVDMASSDVEKLPNEGKTASGSGSSCVICLDAPAEGACIPCGHVAGCMSCLNEVKSKKWGCPVCRAKIDQIIKLYHV, encoded by the exons ATGGGGCAAGGGCAATCCAAAGACGAGTTGCTCTACCAGCAAGTTAGTTATGGGCAGACCGAAGGAATCAAAACCCTTCACAGAGAAGGTGCAGGCCTTGAG TGGAGGGACAAAGATGCGAAGACCCCCTTGATTGTTGCTTGTATGAATCCTCATCTTTATAATGTTGCGAAAACATTGATAGAACTTGGAGCCAATGTCAATGCATACCGTCCTG GTCGTCATGGTGGGACTCCATTGCATCATGCAGCTAAAAGgggttttgaaaatattatcaaGTTACTTCTTTTGCATGGAG CTAATCCTTTAATATTGAATGATGATTGTCTAACTGCTCTGGAGGTTGCCAGGGCCAAAGGGCATGGCAATGTTGTTCGTACAATTGAG AGTCATCTATGCTTGTTCTCCGGTTGGTTGCGTGAGTTTCATGGACCTGGGTTCTTAGAAGTAGTAGCTCCTCAGTTGTTGTCAAAAAAAGT tTGGGTGGTTGTTTTACCAGTGGGCTCCCGAAATCTTACCAAACCTTACAAGTTGGAGCTTGCCATATATTCTAATTTGCAG GACGCACAACCACGTTCAGTAATTGCACTGTGGAAGGCCAATTTACAAGAACCCAGGCTACACCAGTCTGATCCGTTAGTGACAATTGTTGATCACACTACTA AAACACGCATTAGACTTGGGCCTGCAAGTGAGAATGAGAAGCAACAACTTACATGGTTTTCTAATGCTTGCAAAGGAATTCCTCAG GCAAATCCAGCATTCTTGCAAAACAATGCGCCTCCAGGTCCACCCACAGCGCCACCAGCTGCAGAAGACACAGAGTTAGCTATGGCCATCAGTGCATCCCTTCAGTCTGCCATGCCGGAGAGGCCACCCTATCCTGATACACAACCAAACTTtgatgcaagctcttcaagcAATGCAGTGAATACAGGCAATCATGGTTTTCTTGGCACACCAAATTCAAATACAAGTGATAGTGAGTTGGTGCAAGAAGTTAACCCTGTGAATGCACCTCCAAATGGTCAGCACCTCCAAAGCCATGTGAATGCTAGTGGTTTGGATTTCGATCCATCTGCTCCACCAATCGCCGGTGATATTCCAACAGATGGCCCCGTTCAGTATCCATCAATTGATTTAAGCCCCGTTGATATGGCATCTTCAGATGTTGAGAAGCTTCCTAATGAAGGAAAAACTGCTAGTGGAAGTGGCTCATCATGTGTGATATGCTTAGATGCTCCAGCAGAAGGGGCATGCATTCCCTGTGGTCATGTTGCTGGATGCATGTCTTGCTTGAACGAGGTGAAATCAAAGAAATGGGGTTGCCCTGTATGTCGAGCTAAGATA